Proteins from one Bacillus thuringiensis genomic window:
- a CDS encoding HNH endonuclease, translating to MKRNLKKFRKKVLAVYENQCAVCGQSHHSFLRAAHIKDAANGGAEAIENGICLCMNHEIAFDRGDLKICEDGTILLNYEDDSISREKIRLPMQKKD from the coding sequence TTGAAACGAAATCTAAAAAAATTTCGTAAAAAAGTACTAGCTGTATATGAGAATCAATGTGCTGTTTGTGGACAATCGCATCATAGTTTTTTACGTGCAGCTCATATTAAAGATGCTGCAAACGGAGGGGCGGAGGCCATTGAAAATGGCATTTGTTTATGTATGAACCACGAAATAGCATTTGACCGTGGGGACTTGAAAATCTGTGAAGACGGAACTATTCTTCTTAATTATGAGGATGATAGTATAAGCAGAGAAAAAATTAGATTACCAATGCAGAAAAAGGATTAG
- a CDS encoding GNAT family N-acetyltransferase, protein MERLQLNITEFANPTWSGDIKEILLPHSPSFGLGGIPDNTQLLYEWWVYKDEQGVTLGLGWIDFDVNEYGQTEGEISLCVNTEYHGKHIGSALLAFLEHEVSRRGTSVTSVVVKRCNPEHDIVVNWFQGKNYEIRSDFYTSLSDTYMVKR, encoded by the coding sequence ATGGAGAGATTGCAATTGAACATCACCGAATTTGCCAATCCAACTTGGAGTGGAGACATTAAGGAGATTTTGTTACCCCATAGCCCATCTTTTGGTTTGGGTGGTATTCCTGACAATACACAATTACTATATGAGTGGTGGGTTTACAAGGATGAACAGGGGGTTACGTTAGGACTTGGTTGGATTGATTTTGATGTAAATGAATATGGTCAAACTGAAGGAGAGATTTCCTTATGTGTAAATACAGAATATCATGGGAAACATATTGGTAGTGCATTATTAGCTTTTCTGGAACATGAGGTTAGTAGAAGGGGAACTAGTGTTACTTCAGTAGTTGTGAAAAGATGTAATCCTGAGCATGACATTGTAGTCAATTGGTTCCAAGGGAAAAATTATGAAATTAGATCTGACTTTTATACAAGTTTATCAGATACATATATGGTAAAGCGCTAA
- a CDS encoding reverse transcriptase domain-containing protein: MSLPAYLHFNEMYQLKNLRDLYGKTIHHNTASGIDRMVKRVFDKNIDIHLNTINRKVFNDTYRFTAYREKLFIKDRSSPPRVISIPTVRDKIVLKGLHKIIQESFSIEQPLVQTVIGDMKNELNKFDSFIKIDIKNFYDNINHSILEKKLFKKIRTPLVKNLILNAIRTPTVSKNHSKKDSLYSNCIGVPQGLSISNVLAEIYFKEMDKKYKSKKRFRYYRYVDDILILCKEKDIHKIKDNIFKDIEENHKLKLNKSKCKQGKIDQVGYDFLGYRIEKLKSIGKIGLTIKKSTKLKFEKSIVDMFTRYSHTNKISPKEFVFYLNNKITGSISNKVNGTSEKEKKYGWVFFYSQIDDTNVFYHFDWFVKKLIDDFNLKENVTGLIIKSFVKTYYEIIYNRSKTKYVHRPDILTVEEKKFLLIDTFNVKEKFLKTEEHIERLYYAKVYKPIKLLEQDVQDIS, encoded by the coding sequence ATGTCATTACCAGCTTATCTACATTTTAATGAGATGTATCAGCTAAAAAACTTAAGAGATTTGTATGGAAAAACAATCCATCATAATACTGCTTCAGGTATAGATAGAATGGTGAAGAGAGTTTTCGATAAGAACATAGACATTCATTTAAATACAATTAACAGAAAAGTATTTAATGATACTTACAGATTTACAGCTTATCGGGAGAAGTTATTTATAAAAGATAGAAGTAGCCCTCCTCGGGTGATATCAATTCCAACTGTTAGAGATAAAATTGTACTTAAGGGATTACACAAAATAATTCAAGAATCATTTTCAATTGAACAGCCCCTAGTACAAACAGTAATTGGAGATATGAAAAACGAGTTAAATAAATTTGATTCTTTTATTAAAATTGATATAAAGAATTTTTACGATAATATAAATCATAGTATTTTAGAAAAGAAATTATTTAAAAAGATTAGAACCCCCCTTGTGAAAAATCTAATTTTAAATGCAATTAGAACGCCTACAGTTTCTAAAAACCATTCAAAAAAGGATAGCTTATATTCAAACTGTATAGGTGTCCCGCAAGGATTGTCTATCTCAAATGTTTTAGCTGAAATATATTTTAAAGAAATGGACAAAAAATACAAATCAAAAAAGAGATTTCGGTATTATAGATATGTAGATGACATTCTAATTTTATGTAAAGAAAAAGATATACATAAAATTAAGGATAATATTTTTAAAGATATAGAAGAAAATCATAAATTAAAATTGAATAAAAGCAAATGTAAGCAAGGGAAAATAGATCAAGTTGGCTATGATTTTTTGGGCTATAGAATTGAAAAATTGAAGTCAATTGGGAAAATTGGGTTAACTATTAAGAAATCTACAAAATTAAAATTCGAGAAGTCTATTGTTGATATGTTTACTCGATACAGTCACACAAATAAAATTTCGCCTAAAGAATTTGTTTTTTATTTAAATAACAAAATAACCGGGTCTATTAGCAATAAAGTTAATGGAACTTCTGAGAAAGAAAAAAAGTATGGATGGGTTTTTTTCTATTCTCAAATAGATGACACCAATGTTTTTTACCACTTTGATTGGTTTGTAAAAAAGCTAATCGACGACTTTAATCTTAAAGAAAATGTTACAGGGTTAATAATTAAGAGTTTTGTAAAAACATATTATGAAATTATTTATAATAGATCCAAAACTAAATATGTACATAGACCAGATATTCTCACAGTAGAAGAAAAGAAATTTTTATTGATCGATACATTTAATGTTAAAGAAAAATTTCTCAAAACAGAAGAACATATTGAGAGACTCTACTATGCAAAGGTATATAAACCAATAAAGTTGTTAGAACAAGATGTACAAGATATTTCTTAA
- a CDS encoding SLATT domain-containing protein, whose translation MVEATETSKHDTKTKGTKITEDSIYSTSETLRFDTEKEIEESSTKKRDTTLLREIRDLFLEMNNSEKEETSVLNGIKDLLAGLTTTEKSNKETSLLKEITYFKDNRVWVTKKTRMESEVRMNNNNIFSLFVVNFYTLIVLSLSILGLVITNQVMVDKISVLTLISSVALFGISLFVSLYGYKEKAIAYKQCYLDLTKIESQCQDLILEDLDYPSRIIKFNEIKKEYSHILDKTDNHSSVDRLVYLKNNKKLDTLEDQTSYKKYTVKNRILKVSIFIIPIIALITLFVWK comes from the coding sequence TTGGTTGAAGCAACTGAAACGAGTAAACACGACACTAAAACGAAAGGTACTAAAATAACAGAAGATTCGATTTATTCTACGAGTGAAACTTTAAGGTTTGATACTGAAAAAGAAATTGAAGAAAGCAGTACGAAAAAAAGAGATACGACTCTTTTACGAGAAATTAGAGACTTATTCCTTGAGATGAATAATTCAGAAAAAGAAGAAACTTCAGTTTTAAATGGAATTAAAGATTTATTGGCTGGACTAACCACTACTGAAAAATCAAATAAAGAAACTAGCCTTTTAAAGGAAATAACATATTTTAAAGATAATAGAGTATGGGTTACTAAAAAAACTCGGATGGAATCAGAAGTACGAATGAATAATAACAATATTTTTTCTTTATTTGTTGTTAATTTTTATACCTTGATAGTTTTGTCTTTATCAATATTAGGTCTTGTTATTACTAATCAAGTAATGGTAGACAAGATTTCTGTTCTGACTTTGATTTCTTCTGTAGCTTTATTTGGAATCTCACTGTTTGTTTCTTTATATGGTTACAAAGAAAAAGCAATCGCTTATAAACAATGTTATTTAGATTTAACGAAGATCGAAAGTCAATGCCAAGATCTTATACTCGAGGATTTAGATTATCCAAGTAGAATAATTAAGTTTAATGAAATTAAAAAGGAATATAGTCATATTTTGGATAAAACGGACAATCATAGTTCTGTAGATCGATTAGTTTACTTAAAAAACAACAAAAAATTAGATACACTGGAAGATCAAACTTCCTATAAAAAATATACAGTTAAAAATAGGATTTTAAAGGTATCAATATTCATAATTCCGATTATCGCACTTATTACATTATTTGTTTGGAAGTGA